A stretch of the Orcinus orca chromosome 1, mOrcOrc1.1, whole genome shotgun sequence genome encodes the following:
- the XKR8 gene encoding XK-related protein 8 — translation MPWSPRAALFWDLVLGVLGTLAFLIDLGADLWAASQYVLSGRYLWAALVLALLGLSSVALQLFSWVWLRADLSSPHAPKPPGHCLALLHVLQLGYLYRCVQGLRQGLLVWRQEVPTQFDLAYADFLSLDISMLRLFETFLEMTPQLTLVLAIMLQSGSAEYYQWVSICTSFVGISWALLDYHRALRTCLPSKPLLGLGASVIYFLWNLLLLWPRVLVVALFSALFPRCVALHFLGLWLVLLFWVWLQGTDFMPDPCSEWLYRATVATILYFSWFNVAEGRTRGRATIHLAFLLNDSLLLVVAWVTQSTWLPSGCLLQRLLPAAGACFLLGLALRLVYYRWLHPSCRWEPDQVDGTRGLHSLEGRQLPQNRRMAHLAKNFFPKGRDEAALPWKGEVNGVL, via the exons ATGCCCTGGTCGCCACGCGCCGCTCTCTTCTGGGACCTGGTCCTGGGCGTATTGGGCACCCTCGCCTTCCTGATCGACCTGGGCGCCGACCTGTGGGCCGCGAGCCAGTATGTGCTCAGCGGTCGCTACCTGTGGGCCGCGCTAGTGCTGGCGCTGTTGGGCCTCTCCTCAGTCGCGCTGCAGCTCTTCAGCTGGGTCTGGCTGCGCGCCGACCTCTCCAGCCCGCACGCGCCGAAGCCCCCTGGCCACTGCCTGGCGCTGTTGCATGTCCTGCAGCTGGGCTACCTATACAG GTGCGTGCAGGGGCTGCGGCAGGGGCTGCTGGTGTGGCGGCAGGAGGTGCCTACCCAGTTCGACTTGGCCTATGCCGACTTCCTCTCCCTGGACATCAGCATGCTGCGGCTCTTTGAGACCTTCCTGGAGATGACACCGCAGCTCACACTGGTGCTGGCCATCATGCTGCAGAGCGGCAGCGCCGAGTACTACCAGT GGGTCAGCATCTGCACGTCCTTTGTGGGTATCTCGTGGGCACTGCTTGACTACCACCGGGCCCTGCGCACCTGCCTCCCCTCCAAGCCCCTCCTGGGGCTGGGTGCCTCCGTGATCTACTTCCTGTGGAACCTGCTGCTGCTGTGGCCCCGAGTCCTGGTCGTGGCCCTGTTCTCGGCCCTCTTCCCCCGCTGTGTGGCCCTGCACTTCTTGGGCCTGTGGCTGGTGTTGCTGTTCTGGGTGTGGCTTCAGGGCACGGACTTTATGCCAGATCCCTGCTCCGAGTGGCTGTACCGGGCGACGGTGGCCACCATCCTTTATTTCTCCTGGTTCAACGTGGCTGAGGGCCGAACCCGAGGCCGTGCTACCATCCACCTGGCGTTCCTCCTGAATGATAGCCTTCTGCTGGTGGTCGCCTGGGTGACTCAGAGCACCTGGCTGCCCAGCGGTTGCCTGCTGCAGAGGCTGCTGCCTGCGGCCGGCGCCTGCTTCCTCCTGGGGCTGGCTCTGCGGCTGGTCTACTACCGCTGGCTGCACCCCAGCTGCCGCTGGGAGCCTGACCAGGTGGACGGGACCCGGGGTCTGCACTCCCTCGAGGGGCGTCAGCTGCCTCAGAACAGGCGCATGGCCCATTTGGCTAAGAACTTTTTCCCCAAAGGTAGGGATGAGGCTGCTTTGCCATGGAAGGGAGAGGTGAATGGTGTCCTTTGA